The Mixta hanseatica genome includes a region encoding these proteins:
- the rffA gene encoding dTDP-4-amino-4,6-dideoxygalactose transaminase yields MIPFNAPPVVGTEVEYMQSAIGSGKLCGDGGFTRRCQQWMEQRFASKKVLLTPSCTASLEMAALLINIQPGDEVIMPSYTFVSTANAFVLRGAKIVFVDVHPETMNIDETRIEAAITEKTRAIVPVHYAGVACEMDAIMALAQKYQLYVIEDAAQGVMSTYKGRALGSIGHIGCFSFHETKNYTAGGEGGATLINDSALVERAEIIREKGTNRSQFFRGQVDKYTWRDIGSSYLMSDLQAAYLWAQLEAATRINQQRLYLWQRYYDALKPVAARGRIELPVIPSHCEHNAHMFYIKLRDADDRVALINWLKEAEILAVFHYIPLHSSPAGAQFGRFADEDRYTTIESERLLRLPLFYNLSENNQSTVINSLLSFFS; encoded by the coding sequence ATGATTCCATTTAATGCGCCACCGGTGGTGGGAACCGAAGTTGAATATATGCAATCCGCCATAGGCAGCGGCAAGCTGTGCGGCGACGGCGGCTTTACGCGTCGCTGCCAGCAGTGGATGGAGCAGCGTTTCGCCAGTAAAAAGGTTTTGCTGACGCCTTCCTGCACCGCGTCGCTGGAAATGGCCGCGCTGCTGATCAATATCCAGCCCGGTGATGAAGTGATCATGCCGAGCTACACTTTTGTTTCTACTGCCAATGCGTTTGTCCTGCGCGGCGCGAAAATTGTCTTTGTTGATGTGCATCCTGAGACGATGAATATTGATGAAACCCGTATTGAGGCGGCCATCACTGAAAAAACGCGCGCTATCGTGCCGGTGCACTATGCGGGCGTGGCCTGCGAAATGGACGCGATTATGGCGCTGGCGCAAAAGTATCAGCTGTATGTGATTGAAGATGCGGCGCAGGGCGTGATGTCCACATATAAAGGACGCGCGCTGGGCAGCATCGGCCATATTGGCTGTTTCAGCTTTCACGAAACGAAAAACTACACCGCAGGCGGTGAAGGCGGCGCCACGCTGATTAACGATAGCGCGTTGGTGGAGCGTGCGGAAATTATCCGCGAGAAAGGCACTAACCGCAGCCAGTTTTTCCGTGGTCAGGTAGATAAATATACCTGGCGCGATATTGGTTCTAGCTATCTGATGTCTGATTTGCAGGCGGCCTACCTCTGGGCGCAGCTGGAAGCGGCAACACGCATTAATCAGCAGCGGCTGTATCTTTGGCAGCGTTATTATGACGCCCTGAAGCCGGTTGCTGCCCGTGGCCGTATTGAACTGCCGGTCATCCCGTCGCACTGCGAACATAACGCGCATATGTTTTACATTAAACTGCGCGATGCGGACGATCGGGTGGCACTGATCAACTGGTTAAAAGAGGCCGAGATACTGGCGGTATTTCATTATATTCCGCTGCATAGCTCGCCGGCGGGAGCGCAGTTTGGCCGCTTTGCGGACGAAGATCGCTATACCACCATCGAAAGCGAACGCCTGCTGCGTCTGCCGCTGTTCTATAACTTGTCCGAGAACAATCAAAGCACCGTTATTAATTCTCTGCTGAGCTTCTTCTCCTGA
- the rffC gene encoding dTDP-4-amino-4,6-dideoxy-D-galactose acyltransferase produces MRVHASIKPLDWENAFFQRNGAQLVWDAAATLDLAQLDAFDLVQAKVDSQQTAQLDTLQQLGFRLVEGEADLQLTVAAGERQSGIRIARPEHIPALRTAAGAAFAYSRFRAPWYQPHDSARFYAQWIENAVRGTFDNQCLIAHDDQGKLQGFVSLRELGADEARIGLLATLPTAQGQGVGTRLMLAALDWCRARRRSRLRVATQLSNLAAMRLYLRCGATLESTAYWLYR; encoded by the coding sequence ATGCGCGTCCACGCCAGTATTAAACCCCTCGACTGGGAAAATGCCTTCTTTCAGCGCAACGGCGCTCAGCTGGTCTGGGATGCCGCGGCTACGCTCGATCTGGCGCAGCTTGACGCATTTGATCTGGTGCAGGCAAAAGTCGATAGCCAACAAACAGCGCAGCTGGATACGCTGCAACAGCTGGGGTTTCGCCTGGTGGAAGGGGAAGCGGATCTACAACTGACGGTGGCTGCCGGTGAGCGGCAGTCCGGAATTCGTATTGCGCGTCCGGAGCATATCCCGGCGCTGCGTACCGCCGCTGGCGCCGCCTTCGCTTACAGCCGTTTCCGCGCGCCCTGGTATCAACCGCACGACAGTGCGCGCTTTTATGCGCAATGGATCGAAAACGCGGTGCGCGGCACTTTCGATAATCAGTGTCTGATTGCGCATGATGATCAGGGCAAGCTGCAGGGATTCGTTTCGCTGCGCGAGCTGGGCGCTGATGAGGCGCGTATCGGCCTGCTGGCCACGCTGCCGACGGCTCAGGGACAGGGCGTCGGCACGCGGCTGATGTTGGCGGCGCTTGACTGGTGCCGGGCGCGGCGGCGCAGCAGACTGCGCGTTGCGACGCAGCTTAGCAATCTGGCCGCAATGCGGCTCTATCTTCGTTGCGGTGCCACCCTTGAGAGCACCGCCTACTGGTTATACAGGTAA
- the wzxE gene encoding lipid III flippase WzxE, with translation MSLAKASVWTAASTLVKIAAGLLVVKLLAVSFGPEGVGQAGNFRQLITVLGVLAGAGIFNGVTKYVAQYQQQPPQLAAVTGTAATMVLGFSTLLAVVFLLAAAPISELLFGHDRYQQVIRIVAFLQMGIAWANLALAIMKGFRDAMGNALSLMAGSVIGVIGYVICYWLGGYSGALVGLALVPALIVIPALLLLIKRDHLPLRALAPRWQGELARQLAKFTLMALITSATLPIAWMMMRNLLAARYSWEEVGLWQGVTTISDAWLQFITATFSVWLLPTLSRLNSKVEISREIFRTLRFVLPAVAAVGFCVWLLRDVAIWLLFSSQFVGMRDLFIWQLVGDVLKVGAYVFGYLVIAKASLRFYIAAELSQFILLTAFSRWLIPSYGAIGAAQAYMATYIVYFALCLCAFLIYRRRV, from the coding sequence ATGTCACTTGCAAAAGCCTCGGTGTGGACGGCAGCGTCCACGCTGGTAAAAATTGCTGCCGGTTTGCTGGTGGTAAAGCTGCTTGCGGTTAGCTTTGGGCCGGAAGGCGTGGGCCAGGCGGGTAACTTCCGCCAGCTGATTACCGTGCTGGGCGTGCTGGCGGGAGCCGGTATTTTTAACGGCGTTACCAAATATGTTGCGCAGTACCAACAGCAGCCGCCGCAGCTGGCCGCCGTTACCGGCACCGCCGCCACCATGGTGCTCGGTTTCTCCACGCTGCTGGCGGTGGTTTTTTTGCTGGCCGCTGCGCCCATTAGTGAATTGCTGTTTGGCCACGATCGCTACCAACAGGTGATCCGCATCGTGGCCTTTTTACAGATGGGGATCGCCTGGGCCAACCTGGCGCTGGCGATCATGAAAGGGTTCCGCGATGCGATGGGTAATGCGCTTTCGCTGATGGCGGGCAGCGTGATTGGCGTGATCGGCTATGTTATCTGTTACTGGCTCGGCGGCTATAGCGGCGCGCTGGTCGGATTGGCGCTGGTGCCGGCGCTGATCGTGATTCCGGCTTTGCTGCTGCTGATAAAGCGCGATCATCTACCGCTGCGGGCGCTGGCGCCGCGCTGGCAAGGGGAGCTGGCGCGTCAACTGGCTAAGTTTACGTTGATGGCGCTGATCACCTCCGCCACGCTGCCCATCGCCTGGATGATGATGCGTAACCTGCTGGCGGCGCGCTATAGCTGGGAAGAGGTGGGGCTGTGGCAGGGCGTTACTACGATTTCCGATGCCTGGCTGCAGTTTATTACCGCTACTTTTAGCGTCTGGCTGCTGCCGACCCTCTCACGCCTGAATTCAAAGGTCGAGATCTCACGTGAAATTTTCCGTACGCTGCGCTTTGTGCTGCCGGCGGTGGCCGCCGTAGGCTTTTGTGTCTGGCTGCTGCGTGATGTGGCGATCTGGCTGCTGTTTTCCAGTCAGTTTGTCGGCATGCGCGATCTCTTTATCTGGCAGTTGGTTGGCGATGTGCTTAAGGTCGGAGCCTATGTTTTCGGCTATTTGGTAATTGCGAAAGCCTCGCTGCGTTTTTATATTGCCGCCGAGCTTAGCCAGTTTATATTGCTGACCGCATTTTCACGCTGGTTGATTCCGTCTTACGGCGCGATTGGCGCCGCTCAGGCGTATATGGCTACCTATATTGTCTATTTCGCGCTCTGTTTATGCGCCTTTTTGATTTATCGCCGAAGAGTATGA
- the wecG gene encoding lipopolysaccharide N-acetylmannosaminouronosyltransferase encodes MDVTPKAPPYQIRGIRLHGFSGMAECLDYLCPGGTARSGTLVAINAEKVLAYEENPALHQLIDAAEIKYPDGISIVRAIHKKYPQAQVTRIAGADLWEALMARAGQQGIPVFLIGGKPQVMEETVAKLRQQWQVNIVGAQHGYFSADDSEALFQRVAQSGAQIVTVAMGSPKQELLMQACRMVWPQALYMGVGGTYDVFTGHVKRAPVIWQRLGLEWLYRLLSQPSRLRRQLRLIKFLGYYYRGQL; translated from the coding sequence ATGGATGTCACGCCGAAGGCGCCCCCATACCAGATTCGTGGCATCAGGCTACACGGTTTTTCCGGCATGGCTGAGTGCCTGGATTATCTCTGTCCAGGCGGCACCGCGCGTAGCGGCACCCTGGTGGCCATTAACGCAGAAAAAGTATTAGCCTATGAGGAAAACCCGGCGCTGCATCAGTTGATCGACGCAGCGGAAATCAAATACCCGGACGGTATCAGTATCGTACGCGCTATCCATAAAAAGTATCCGCAGGCGCAGGTGACGCGTATCGCCGGCGCTGATTTATGGGAAGCGTTAATGGCGCGCGCCGGTCAGCAGGGTATTCCAGTATTTCTGATCGGCGGCAAGCCGCAGGTGATGGAAGAGACGGTAGCGAAGCTACGCCAGCAGTGGCAGGTTAATATTGTTGGCGCGCAGCACGGCTATTTCAGCGCCGACGACAGTGAAGCGTTATTCCAGCGTGTCGCGCAGAGCGGGGCGCAGATCGTGACGGTGGCGATGGGGTCGCCAAAGCAGGAACTGCTGATGCAGGCGTGCCGGATGGTTTGGCCGCAGGCGCTCTATATGGGCGTTGGCGGCACCTATGATGTGTTCACCGGACACGTTAAGCGTGCGCCGGTTATCTGGCAACGGCTGGGGCTGGAGTGGCTTTACCGCCTGTTAAGCCAGCCGAGCCGCCTGCGCCGTCAGCTGCGGCTGATAAAATTCCTCGGTTATTACTACCGCGGTCAACTCTAA
- a CDS encoding TDP-N-acetylfucosamine:lipid II N-acetylfucosaminyltransferase produces the protein MTTLIHVLGSDIPHHNQTILRFFNDVMAQAQPCRTPRTFMVVSQDDALAAAWPALQVHIFASKKALAQAVLQRARDRQTRFFLHGQFNPWLWLALLNGGLRRRQVYWHVWGADLYEESRSLKYRLFYQLRRLAQGRIAHLFATRGDISHYQQRHRHVPASLLYFPTRMHQTMPARQRQDKTFTLLLGNSGDASNRHIPALQAIRQQFGEQLRVIVPLGYPPNNQAYISQVSAAAKALFPQGQVALLTDKMAFDDYLQLIADCDLGYFVFERQQGIGTLCLLMQANVPVVLNRKNPFWQDMVEQQLPVLFDNDTLSPEIVAQARQQLSGIDKSSIAFFDPAFVAGWQQALTLAEGESQ, from the coding sequence ATGACGACATTGATTCATGTACTGGGTTCGGATATTCCGCATCATAACCAGACTATCCTGCGCTTTTTTAATGATGTAATGGCGCAAGCGCAGCCGTGCCGCACGCCGCGCACGTTTATGGTCGTCAGCCAGGATGATGCGCTTGCCGCGGCCTGGCCGGCATTACAGGTGCACATTTTTGCCAGTAAAAAAGCGCTGGCGCAGGCGGTATTGCAGCGTGCGCGCGATCGACAAACCCGCTTTTTCCTGCACGGGCAGTTTAACCCCTGGCTGTGGCTGGCGTTACTCAACGGTGGTTTGCGCCGCAGGCAGGTTTACTGGCACGTCTGGGGCGCAGACCTGTATGAAGAGTCACGCAGCCTGAAATACCGTCTGTTTTATCAGCTGCGTCGTCTGGCGCAGGGACGGATAGCGCACCTGTTCGCTACCCGTGGCGATATCAGCCATTATCAACAGCGCCATCGGCACGTACCGGCTTCGTTACTCTATTTCCCTACGCGGATGCATCAAACGATGCCGGCCCGTCAGCGTCAGGATAAAACCTTTACGTTGCTGTTAGGGAATTCTGGCGATGCCAGCAACCGCCATATACCGGCGCTGCAGGCTATTCGCCAGCAGTTTGGCGAGCAGCTCAGGGTGATAGTACCGCTCGGTTATCCGCCAAATAACCAGGCCTATATCAGCCAGGTGAGCGCTGCGGCGAAGGCGCTATTTCCCCAGGGCCAGGTCGCGCTGCTCACCGATAAAATGGCGTTTGATGACTATCTGCAGCTGATCGCCGACTGCGATTTGGGCTATTTTGTTTTTGAACGACAGCAGGGCATCGGCACGCTTTGCCTGCTGATGCAGGCTAATGTACCGGTGGTATTGAACCGGAAAAATCCGTTCTGGCAGGATATGGTAGAGCAGCAGCTTCCCGTACTGTTTGATAATGATACGCTGAGCCCGGAAATTGTCGCTCAGGCTCGTCAGCAACTGTCCGGAATTGATAAAAGCAGTATCGCCTTCTTCGATCCGGCCTTTGTTGCCGGCTGGCAGCAGGCGCTAACGCTGGCAGAAGGAGAATCGCAATGA
- the wzyE gene encoding ECA oligosaccharide polymerase, producing the protein MSLAQFGGLLLVWLVSLGFILTLTWREFRRVRFNFNVFFSLLFLLTFYFGFPLTSLLVFRFDVAVVPPAFLLQALLAAGSFYAIYYVSYKTRLRARRVDSGRSLFSVNRVEAHLIWGILALLALITVAIFFMRNGFLLFRLHAYSEIFSSEVSGVALKRFFYFFIPAMLVVYFLKPGRRAWLFFLVSTVAFGLLTYAIVGGTRANIIIAFALFLFIGIIRGWITLWMLAAAGAFGIVGMFWLALRRYNLDVSGAEALYTFLYLTRDTFSPWENLALLLQNYDNIHFQGLAPIVRDFYVYIPGWLWPNRPSLVLNSANYFTWEVLNNHSGLAISPTLLGSLVVMGGAAFIPVGAVAVGLIIKWFDWLYERGKQHSNRYKSAILQSFCFGAVFNIIVLAREGLDAFVSRVVFFCLIFAACVMIAKLLFWLLDSAGLIRPHRRAAVITEARPAAERCEDY; encoded by the coding sequence ATGAGTCTCGCGCAGTTTGGTGGCCTGTTGCTGGTCTGGCTGGTTTCGCTGGGCTTTATTCTGACCCTAACGTGGCGCGAGTTCCGTCGGGTGCGCTTTAACTTTAACGTCTTTTTTTCGCTATTGTTTTTGCTGACCTTTTATTTCGGTTTTCCCTTAACCAGCCTGCTGGTGTTCCGTTTTGATGTCGCGGTGGTGCCGCCAGCGTTTTTATTACAGGCGCTGCTGGCGGCCGGCAGCTTTTACGCCATCTATTATGTCAGTTACAAAACGCGTCTGCGGGCGCGGCGGGTCGATAGCGGACGCAGTCTGTTTAGCGTGAACCGGGTAGAGGCGCATTTGATTTGGGGCATTCTGGCGCTGCTGGCGCTGATTACCGTGGCGATCTTCTTTATGCGTAACGGTTTCCTGCTGTTCCGACTGCATGCCTACAGCGAGATATTCTCCAGCGAAGTCTCTGGCGTTGCGCTTAAACGCTTCTTCTATTTCTTTATTCCGGCAATGCTGGTGGTTTACTTCCTGAAACCGGGACGACGTGCCTGGCTGTTCTTTCTTGTCAGCACCGTTGCCTTTGGCCTGCTGACCTACGCCATTGTTGGCGGCACGCGCGCCAACATTATTATCGCTTTCGCCCTGTTTCTTTTTATCGGCATTATCCGCGGCTGGATCACGCTGTGGATGCTGGCTGCCGCCGGTGCGTTCGGTATTGTGGGAATGTTCTGGCTGGCGCTGCGGCGCTATAACCTTGACGTCAGCGGCGCAGAGGCGCTGTACACCTTTCTTTATCTGACGCGCGACACTTTCTCGCCGTGGGAGAACCTGGCGCTGCTGTTGCAGAACTATGACAATATCCATTTCCAGGGGCTGGCGCCGATTGTTCGCGATTTTTATGTCTATATTCCCGGCTGGCTGTGGCCGAATCGGCCTTCGCTGGTGCTGAATAGCGCCAACTATTTTACCTGGGAAGTGCTGAACAACCACTCGGGCCTGGCGATCTCACCGACGTTGCTGGGGTCGCTGGTGGTCATGGGCGGCGCGGCCTTTATCCCGGTCGGTGCGGTTGCGGTGGGCCTGATTATCAAATGGTTCGACTGGCTTTATGAGCGCGGTAAACAGCATTCGAATCGCTATAAGTCAGCTATCTTGCAGAGCTTCTGTTTCGGCGCGGTGTTCAACATCATTGTGCTGGCGCGCGAGGGGTTAGATGCCTTTGTCAGCCGAGTGGTTTTTTTCTGTTTGATTTTTGCCGCCTGCGTCATGATCGCTAAGCTACTGTTCTGGCTGCTGGATAGCGCTGGTTTGATTCGCCCGCATCGCCGCGCAGCCGTAATAACGGAAGCGCGCCCGGCGGCGGAAAGATGTGAGGATTATTAA
- the hemY gene encoding protoheme IX biogenesis protein HemY, whose protein sequence is MLKVFILFLLLIAGVVIGPMIAGHQGYVLIQTDNWNIETSVTGLAIILIIALLVILGVEWLLRRLFRTGAKTRGWFMGRKRNRARRQTHEALIKLAEGDYHQVEKLLSRNADHAEQPVVNYLLAAEAAQQRGDEMRANQHLERAADLAHNDPIPVEITRVRLQLARNEDHAARHGVDRLLDVAPRHPEVLRLAEQAYVRTGGWSALIDILPTMEKTQVADEEHIKALRQQAWLGLMSQAMAEQGSEGLKRWWQSLSRKTRHETALQVAMADHLIACDDHDTAQQIVLDGLKRHYDERLILLMPRLKTGNPEQLEKALRQQIKQHGATPLLYSTLGQLLMKHGEWQQASEAFREALKQRPDGFDYAWLADTLDKLHHPEEAAQMRREGLLLTLKNNR, encoded by the coding sequence ATGCTTAAAGTTTTTATTCTGTTTCTCCTGCTGATCGCCGGCGTGGTCATTGGCCCCATGATTGCGGGCCATCAAGGCTATGTGCTGATCCAGACCGATAACTGGAATATTGAAACCAGCGTCACCGGTCTGGCTATCATATTGATTATCGCGCTGCTGGTGATTCTGGGCGTGGAATGGCTGCTGCGCCGCCTGTTTCGTACCGGCGCGAAAACTCGCGGCTGGTTCATGGGACGCAAGCGCAACCGCGCCCGTCGTCAGACGCATGAAGCGCTGATTAAGCTGGCGGAAGGCGATTATCATCAGGTGGAAAAACTGCTGTCGCGCAATGCCGATCATGCGGAACAGCCGGTGGTCAATTATCTGTTAGCGGCCGAAGCGGCACAGCAGCGCGGCGATGAAATGCGCGCTAATCAGCATCTGGAAAGGGCCGCCGATCTGGCGCATAACGATCCTATTCCAGTGGAAATTACCCGCGTTCGTCTTCAGCTGGCGCGTAATGAAGATCACGCCGCGCGTCATGGCGTCGATCGGTTGCTGGACGTAGCGCCGCGTCATCCGGAAGTGTTGCGTTTGGCGGAGCAGGCTTATGTTCGCACCGGCGGCTGGAGCGCGCTGATCGATATTCTGCCGACCATGGAAAAAACGCAGGTGGCGGACGAAGAACATATTAAAGCGCTGCGTCAACAAGCCTGGCTGGGTCTGATGAGTCAGGCGATGGCGGAACAGGGCAGCGAAGGCCTGAAGCGCTGGTGGCAGAGCCTGAGTCGCAAAACGCGCCATGAAACGGCTCTGCAGGTGGCGATGGCGGATCATTTAATCGCCTGTGACGATCATGATACCGCCCAACAGATCGTGCTGGATGGACTGAAGCGCCATTATGATGAGCGCTTAATCCTGCTGATGCCTCGCCTGAAAACCGGCAATCCGGAACAGCTGGAAAAAGCGCTGCGCCAGCAGATTAAGCAGCACGGCGCGACGCCTTTGCTGTACAGCACGTTAGGGCAGCTATTGATGAAACATGGCGAATGGCAGCAGGCCAGCGAAGCGTTCCGGGAAGCGCTGAAGCAGCGTCCGGATGGGTTTGATTACGCCTGGCTGGCCGATACGCTGGATAAGCTGCATCATCCGGAAGAGGCCGCGCAAATGCGCCGGGAAGGTTTATTGCTGACGTTAAAAAATAACCGCTAA
- the rfbA gene encoding glucose-1-phosphate thymidylyltransferase RfbA, producing MKGIILAGGSGTRLHPITRGISKQLLPIYDKPMIYYPLSVLMLAGIREILIITTPDDMPHFQRLLGNGSEFGIRLEYAAQPSPDGLAQAFIIGETFLNGEPSCLALGDNIWFGQGFSPKLKKVAARSQGATVFGYQVMDPERFGVVEFDDDFRAISLEEKPTKPKSNWAITGLYFYDSQVVDFARQVKPSERGELEITSINQRYLEQGELSVELLGRGFAWLDTGTHDSLIEASTFVQTVEKRQGFKIACLEEIAWRNGWLDDDSLRRAAQALHKTGYGQYLLDILHARPRQY from the coding sequence ATGAAAGGCATTATTCTGGCCGGTGGATCCGGCACGCGGCTGCATCCCATTACCCGTGGGATATCGAAACAGCTGTTGCCCATCTATGACAAGCCGATGATCTACTATCCCCTGTCGGTATTAATGCTGGCAGGCATTCGTGAAATTCTGATTATCACCACGCCGGATGATATGCCGCACTTTCAACGATTGTTGGGTAACGGCAGCGAATTCGGCATCCGGCTGGAGTATGCGGCCCAGCCCAGTCCGGATGGGCTGGCGCAGGCCTTTATCATTGGCGAAACATTTCTTAACGGCGAGCCGAGCTGCCTGGCGTTGGGCGATAACATCTGGTTCGGCCAGGGTTTCAGTCCCAAGCTGAAAAAGGTGGCGGCGCGCAGTCAGGGCGCTACGGTATTTGGCTATCAGGTTATGGATCCGGAGCGCTTTGGCGTCGTGGAATTTGATGATGATTTCCGGGCGATTTCACTGGAAGAGAAGCCGACCAAACCCAAATCTAACTGGGCGATCACCGGGCTCTACTTTTACGATAGCCAGGTCGTGGACTTCGCTCGTCAGGTTAAGCCTTCGGAGCGCGGCGAGCTGGAAATTACGTCGATTAACCAGCGCTATCTGGAGCAGGGCGAGCTAAGCGTGGAACTGTTGGGCCGCGGCTTTGCCTGGCTGGATACCGGTACGCATGACAGCCTGATTGAAGCCAGCACCTTTGTGCAAACGGTGGAGAAACGGCAGGGCTTTAAAATCGCCTGTCTGGAAGAGATCGCCTGGCGCAACGGCTGGCTGGACGATGATAGTCTGCGCCGTGCGGCTCAGGCTCTGCATAAAACCGGCTACGGCCAGTACCTGCTGGATATTTTACATGCGCGTCCACGCCAGTATTAA
- the rfbB gene encoding dTDP-glucose 4,6-dehydratase has product MKQFLVTGGAGFIGSAVVRHLIQQTEHRVVVVDKLTYAGNLSSLAPVAESDRFAFEKVDICDRAELDRLMAHYQPDCIMHLAAESHVDRSIDSSWPFMETNIIGTWQMLEAARHYWRSLPAEKQAAFIFHHISTDEVFGDLHGSDDFFTETTPYAPSSPYSASKASSDHLVRAWMRTYGLPVIVTNCSNNYGPYHFPEKLIPLMIINALAGKPLPVYGDGGQIRDWLYVEDHARALVTVVSKGKAGETYNIGGHNEQRNIDVVETLCDLLEELAPAKPAGIAHFRDLITFVTDRPGHDQRYAIDAGKIERELGWRPQETFASGLRKTVQWYLSHESWWRSILDGSYQGERLGLSSSH; this is encoded by the coding sequence ATGAAACAATTTCTGGTTACCGGCGGCGCGGGTTTTATCGGTTCGGCGGTGGTACGCCATCTTATTCAACAGACGGAACACCGGGTGGTGGTGGTCGATAAGCTGACCTATGCCGGTAATCTTTCGTCACTGGCGCCGGTTGCCGAGAGCGATCGCTTCGCCTTTGAGAAGGTAGATATCTGCGATCGCGCCGAACTGGATCGCCTGATGGCGCACTATCAGCCGGACTGCATTATGCACCTGGCGGCGGAAAGCCACGTCGACCGTTCAATCGACAGCTCCTGGCCGTTTATGGAAACTAATATTATCGGCACCTGGCAGATGCTGGAAGCGGCGCGTCATTACTGGCGCAGCCTGCCCGCTGAAAAACAGGCGGCGTTTATTTTCCACCATATCTCTACGGATGAAGTGTTTGGCGATCTGCACGGCAGCGATGATTTCTTTACCGAAACCACCCCTTACGCGCCCAGCAGCCCTTACTCTGCCAGCAAAGCCAGCAGCGATCATCTGGTACGCGCCTGGATGCGCACCTACGGTCTGCCGGTTATTGTCACCAACTGCTCCAACAACTACGGGCCGTATCATTTTCCCGAAAAGCTGATTCCGCTGATGATTATCAACGCGCTGGCAGGCAAACCGCTGCCGGTGTATGGCGACGGCGGACAGATCCGCGACTGGCTGTATGTGGAAGATCATGCGCGGGCGCTGGTCACCGTGGTGAGCAAGGGCAAAGCCGGAGAGACCTATAACATTGGCGGTCATAACGAACAGCGCAATATCGACGTGGTAGAGACGCTGTGCGATCTGCTGGAAGAACTGGCGCCGGCCAAACCGGCGGGCATTGCCCACTTCCGCGATTTGATTACCTTTGTCACCGATCGTCCTGGCCACGATCAGCGCTATGCCATCGATGCCGGTAAAATCGAGCGCGAGCTGGGCTGGCGCCCGCAGGAGACATTTGCAAGCGGCCTGCGTAAAACGGTGCAGTGGTATTTAAGTCATGAGAGCTGGTGGCGCAGCATTCTTGATGGCAGCTATCAGGGCGAGCGGCTCGGGCTTTCTTCCTCTCACTGA